One genomic region from Sciurus carolinensis chromosome 2, mSciCar1.2, whole genome shotgun sequence encodes:
- the C2H14orf93 gene encoding uncharacterized protein C14orf93 homolog, with protein sequence MSFSATILFSPPSGSEARCCCCACKSENGGGNTGSQGGNPPPSTPITVTGHGLAVQSSEQLLHIIYQRVDKAVGLAEAALGLARANNELLKRLQEEVGELRQGKVCTPDEDGESRVHSPPTEEPGPLKESPREACKTLAAVEEECDSVGSGVQVAIEELWQLGSASAVGPGPLGFPASQRDMRLPGCALAGGEGTPLLNPLVDDYVASEGTVQRVLVPAYAKQLSPATQLAIQRASSESGPENGTKLPPPRPEDMLSAAAALDSALEESGPGSTGELRHSLGVTASPCRTRGSGQKNSRRKRDLVLSKLVHNVHNHITNDKRFNGSESIKSSWNISVVKFLLEKLKQELVTSPHNYTDKELKGACVAYFLTKRREYRNSLNPFKGLKEKEEKKLRSRRYRLFANRSSIMRHFGPEDQHLWKDVTEELMSDEEDSLNEPGVWVARSPRFRAQRLTELCYHLDANSKHGTKANRVYGPPSDRLPSAEAQLLPPELYNPNFQDEEDDGGNENGPISPSFDEPHKTCCPDLNSFIEIKVEKDE encoded by the exons ATGTCCTTCAGTGCCACcattctcttctcccctcccagtGGCAGCGAAGCCCGATGCTGCTGCTGTGCCTGTAAGAGTGAGAATGGCGGAGGCAACACAGGCTCGCAGGGTGGGAATCCTCCTCCCAGCACCCCCATCACGGTGACTGGACATGGCCTGGCTGTCCAGAGCTCTGAGCAGCTCCTGCATATTATCTACCAGCGGGTAGATAAGGCAGTGGGCCTGGCTGAGGCTGCTCTGGGTCTTGCCCGAGCCAACAACGAGTTGTTAAAACGGCTCCAGGAGGAAGTGGGTGAGCTGAGACAAGGGAAAGTGTGCACCCCTGATGAAGATGGGGAGAGCCGGGTCCATAGTCCCCCAACAGAGGAGCCTGGGCCCCTCAAGGAGAGTCCCAGGGAAGCCTGCAAGACTCTGGCTGCCGtggaggaagagtgtgacagTGTGGGCAGCGGTGTGCAGGTGGCAATCGAGGAGCTCTGGCAGCtggggtcagcctcagcagtgggGCCTGGACctttgggcttcccagcctctcAGAGAGACATGCGGCTCCCAGGATGTGCCCTGGCTGGGGGCGAGGGGACCCCTCTGCTCAATCCG CTGGTGGATGATTATGTGGCCTCTGAGGGTACAGTACAGCGTGTGCTGGTCCCAGCTTATGCCAAACAGCTTTCACCAGCCACACAGCTGGCTATCCAGCGGGCATCTTCAGAATCAGGGCCAGAAAATGGAACCAAGCTGCCACCACCCCGCCCTGAGGACATGCTCAGTGCTGCTGCTGCGTTGGACAGTGCCTTGGAAGAGTCAGGCCCGGGGAGCACTGGGGAGCTGAGGCACTCTCTAGGGGTCACTGCTTCCCCATGCAGGACCAGAGGGAGCGGGCAGAAGAACTCCAGGCGAAAGCGGGATCTTGTACTCTCC aaatTGGTCCACAATGTGCATAACCACATCACCAATGACAAGAGATTCAATGGGTCTGAAAG CATCAAGTCCTCTTGGAATATTTCAGTCGTGAAGTTCCTTCTGGAAAAGCTCAAGCAGGAACTGGTCACCAGTCCCCACAATTACACTGATAAAGAACTGAAAG GAGCCTGTGTGGCTTACTTCCTCACCAAGAGGCGTGAGTACCGCAACTCCCTGAACCCCTTTAAAGGcctgaaggaaaaagaggagaagaaactTCGAAGTCGCAGATACCGG CTTTTTGCCAACCGATCCAGCATCATGAGGCATTTTGGACCTGAGGACCAACACCTGTGGAAAGATGTGACAGAAGAGCTGATGTCTGATGAGGAGGACAGTCTTAATGAGCCAGGTGTCTGGGTGGCACGCTCTCCCCGTTTCCGGGCCCAGCGCCTCACAGAGCTTTGCTACCACCTGGATGCTAATTCTAAGCATGGCACCAAGGCCAACCGAGTATATGGGCCTCCCTCAGACAGACTGCCTTCTGCTGAAGCCCAGCTCCTTCCACCAGAACTTTATAATCCTAATTTCCAAGATGAGGAAGACGATGGAGGCAATGAGAACGGACCCATCTCTCCATCTTTTGATGAACCCCACAAAACCTGCTGTCCTGACTTGAACTCATTCATTGAAATCAAGGTGGAAAAGGATGAGTGA